The DNA window GGAGCATAGAGATATTAGAATAGAGACTATACGAATAAGCCTATAAAAAAGTCTCAAGAATGGAGCAATCGTTAATGATGGCGTGATTGATGAAGGAAGTGTGTCGAAGTCGAAGAAGCGCGAGGCGAGTGAAGGAAAGAACTTTAGAGCTCCATTTTTGGTTCGGTCGGTCGGTGGCACGGTTCCGCAAGCAAAGAACCGATGCACCGAACCAGATGGGTTCGGTTCATGCAATTTTGAACTGAGGTTTGGTTTGATTCTTAGCATTCGGTAGGTTTGCTTACATGCCTATGTGGACCAATCAATTCGAGTTTTTTCgataagaataaatatttgttCCTCTTTATAGATGACTTTTCAAGGAAGGTGTGGGTGTAATTCTTGAAGGAGAAGTTAGAGGTGTTTGAGAATTTCAAGAAGTTAAAAGCTCTTGTAGAGAAAGAAAATGGTATTTCATTAAGGCCATGAGATTTGATAGTGGAGGAGAGTTCACATCAAAGGAGTTCAATAAGTATTGTGATGACCATGAAATTCTTCGTCCCTTGACAGTTCCAAGAtgtcctcaacaaaatggattAACTGAGAGAAAGAATCGAACTATATTGAACATGGCTCGATGCATGCTCAAGAGCAAACAAGTGCCTAAGGAGTTTTGGGCTGAAATTGTAGCTTGTGCGGTGTATTTAATAAATCGATCTCCAACAAGAAGCGTACAAGAGAAGACACCACAAGAAGTATGGACTGGAAGAAAGCTTGGGATCTCTCATCTTATAGTCTTTGGAAGCATTGCCTATGCTTATGTGTCGGATCAACAAAGAACGAAGCTTAATGATAAAAGCACGAAGCTCATGTTAGTAGGTTACGACTCAAGTTCCAAAGGCTATAAACTCTATAATCTAAACAATGGAATAATTGTCATAAATTGCAATGTGGAGTACGATGAAGAAGATACATGGGATTGGAACATTCAAATAAATGAGCACAACTCTCTTAGTTACTTTGAAGTAGGATGTAAATTAGAGCATTCAAGGAGCTTCAAGAGTCTACTCTACCAACCTTACCAGTGCCAAATTTGTCCGAAGCAAGCTCAAGTGAGAGAACACTGCGATACATAAGCAGTGAAGAACTTTACGAGGtaaccaaaattaaaatgacatcacTTTATTTTGTCTTTTTGGTGATTGTGAACTTCTAAGTTATCAAGGAGCGATGGAAAGCGAAAAGTGGAAAGTTTCAATGAATGAAGAAATCAAGTCAAACATGAAGAATGGCACATGAAAACTTGTTACACTTCCATAAGGACACAAGgcaattattaaaaacaaaaatgaatgtTAAAGGGGAGATGGTGAGATATAAAGCAAGACTCGTAACAAAAGGCTATAGTAAaacattgaaaataaattagcaATGGCCCTAACAAAGAATCATATCGTCCATGAAAGGATGAAACACATAAACACTCTCTACCACTATATTCGGGGGTGTatcaaaataaaagaatttaaacTGAAATACATGAAGTTTCAAGATCAAATAGTCTACATCTTTACCAAACCACTGAAGCAAGAAACGTTCCCTAAGATAAGAAGCATGCTATGAGTTACAAATCAAGTTTAAGGGAGTGTTGAAGGGAGTATTCAAATATAAActtgatttaaattttgatgTTTTGAGTTAGTATAAGTTTCAGCTCATTAGTATTAGATacctcaaataaaataatatttagtttcTAGAAGATTctagaaattttttatttaaaacactcTAGAATATTATAGAAAAATCTTAAATAGAACACTTTATAAGttctaaaaattaagattatgagtataaataagGATGTAATCCACTATTATAAATGtctagagaaataaaataagaaaaaactacCTTCTATATAGTAATCTCTGTTTAAAACTTTTCTTCCTAAATTAATTTGCCTTCATTGTTTCATTGGTTGTTTAATCCCTCAGTTTGGTTTGGCTGAGCTATTGTTAGAATAATTGAATTGATTGAAATTATGTCGTATTGGGATATGTTATtataagtaaaagaaaaaaataagtgaatattttattgtatagttaaatataaaaaaaaatagaaataaaaagacaataagaaactcaaataaacaaaatgaaataccaccacaacaaaaaaacaaaaacaaactaaaagttaacatgttttgatataagaacacaaaaatcacaatattctaaaataaagaaaatttttaaaaacattttttgaaatttaaattaagcaCCATAACCTGCTACAACCTTAAAACATATTTCTAAATGATCCCATACTCAATATAGCCTAATAaacatgaaataaataaatattaaataaaaagttagcACTAGGGAGTAATGGACTATATGTTATTGCCTAGCACCTCCAGGATGACGTGGCAATTAGCACCTCCAGGATGACGTGGCAATTAGCACCTCCATGCTGACGTGGCAAGTAAGACTTTCAAGCTGACGTGGCAATTAGCACCTACATGCTGACGTGGCAAGTAAGACCTACATGCTGACGTGGCAATTAGCACCTCCAAGCTGACGTGGCAATTAGGGGTCTGCTGTGCCAACAAAGCACCAGCTCAGCATGCCGTTTGGCCACGTGGAAACCATTGACCTGTACTTTCCCTAATAAACATTCTGCTTGGATATCCGCAAACTGGCTTAAAACCACCGCCCGCATTCTCGCCTCTGCAAATGCCTCCCTCCATGGCGTCGACCGGCTCCCTGCCGCCTCCACCGCCGTAATAATCTTCGGCCGGAGAAAGAAATTCTCGATCTTACGAATACAATCGTCACCGCCGTTGGATGATGCTTCCAGCGATTCAATTAACGTCGAGTAGTACTCTAGACCATCGATCATACTCCGTCGGAAAGAAATCATCCCACCGTCTCCCATCCCATCGCTATCGACGTGAAGAACTACACTCGGTGCTATCTGACGGAGATCGTTGAGAAACCCGGCGCCGATTCGACGGATAATCCACGGGGAGAGTAAAACTGCGGTGGTTTCTCCTTCGATGAATTTAATCGAATTGAATGAAAGGTATTCAAACGTTCGGGTTGAAACGAATTCGATCTCGAATTGTATTTTTAGATCAGAAGCGAATTGGGTAAGGTTGTCCATAATCAATCTCGACTCTGTTATGTATTCTTCAGGAACAACAGCGGTTATTCTCAGCATCGGTTTCATTATCTCAGAGCGATTTGAAATCTCTTTCATGAACGAAGCCCACTGACCGCCGAACCCAATATCGAAATCTACAACATGAACAAGCATGGATCCGTTAACAGCTTCGAGAATGGCCTGATTCGCGGTGAAATTGGTGAACATGGCGATCGGTGATATGTTTGAGAAATGATTGTAAGCGCGAATAGCCTGCACGACTTCTGATGAAGACGCCGGTGGGTTAGGTTGGTGGTTCGTACCGGAAATGAGAGAGTGAAGACCTTCTTTGAAATAGAACGCCGCCCTTTGAAGTGGTTTTCCGGCAGGTGATGGTAATTGTTGGTCAAGCTTTGTTAAAATAACGTTAGCTAATTGTAAGTCCTTGGATTCAAAGCATTCAGCTAATTGAATAAGATCATCGAGGAAGTTGAGTTCGCTTGAACAGTATGGAAAATTGATTTGATCGGCTGCGATGGTGAGTGGGAAATGGGTGAAATCTGGAAAGGGAAGTTGAGATGTAGAAACAGGGGAGGAGGAAGGATCGGGATTTAGATTTAGATCGTCGCTTAAGCCCAATTCTTTCATTAATGATTCCCAATCGTCTGAGTGATTGAGAATATTGTCGAGATGAATTATGGAGGCGGCAATGTCGGCGGTGCTGGGGCTCCGGCGAAGGTCAAGGACGGACTTGGGTTCGTAACAGGAGGTGGCAGTAGTAGTAGTATTAGGTGAGactttcatttctctctttgtAATATGTCTGTGTTGTGTTTGTATTAGGGAATTTGGATGGTATAATTGATGGCCTTTTTATCTTGGGTGCTTGGGTGGGGGAGAAAGCATGCATGATGCAACAATGGTGGGcgatctagagagagagagagaaagtgcATGGTAGGGTCATCTTTGGAGAAGATGATATGACCTGACGAGGACAATAATGCAAACATGGAGGACACACGGCTTGTTTCGATTATGagttattttcaataatattaaaaaaaaaaaaaaaagagtatatGATTGGTCATTGTATAGCGGGCTACGAAAACACATCGAATTCGATCAAACTACTTGGGTTTAAATTTGTTGTTGCTCCTTTATGTAATGATGAAATTTATAGGgttattgttatatttaatataagtcaaaataacGTGATCTaagtgaaattaagtttatggtttatgactgtatttgtcattaatataaagtgAGAATACTTAagtgacatttttaattttatgaaagagctaaattagaaatgatctaactataataactaatttaatgttggttatatgtaatggTAATagtccccatttgaagtacggACAATTCTATTTTGTGTCCCGTCAATAGAGAAAGAAAATCATTGACGTACTTATCAGATTGGAAGAATCATTCcataaagaaagtctaaagaaaatatattaaagatgttagaatctttagtctagatctttaatccttaaatctatattcttaatactctatgtcgataaatcaaGATAAACATAtgttgcggaaacgtacctggatcttgaatgaagaacggttcattaagccgttcttcgttcttcgttattctcttcttcttgatcttggatctggacctgaatctgaatgtggatcttctcgttctggatctggacctggatctaAATatttgatgtgggtggggtttaagtcttccaaccctatatcgatagccttcttgagaGTTCTTGAGAGATTAACTAAAtccttattgttcgatgagagaaacaaataggtaggctatctatatgggttggggacctagccctaatatacccatttattattcggcccatcaacgaaataataaatggtatttctgcttctacacaaatatgtccccatatttattatagatgtctaaataagcccataactcttatactttaatagatcattttaattaggttttaatctttattatgataacaactaatatacaattattaaataatatatgtacccaaatattgaaaataattccaacaaaaGAATCATTCAATCCAGGCAAAGTCTAAGAAAGATAAGATCAATGATTAATcaaattaaggtacgcttccgccgcattcagattttaatttctcacacattaaattaggatctaattaggataattctaacattTACAAccttcataaaaattaattattttatagaataagtcaaaagtaatgaagagagaataaaaaatcCACATATTTTGTGATGGTGGtataattgaaacataaatTCTGGAACAGCAGATTTAATCTCAGGACATGCAGGTCATGGCATTCGACCTCGTATGGTGAGAAATCGAAGGTGTGAAACGTTTTGGATAAAGTAACCATCGCTTTGCATAAAACATTCAATTACTTTAACATGACTCTATTAAAcgatttatatgaaaatttgttACATATTCAAATTTCCTAAAAATAAATCGGTCGAATAGAGtaaaacattttatatgaaCGTGTGTAACGTTTACATAAAAATGGAAATCGATTTATAATAAGCAATATTTCACTTTACATGCATTGTTCTGCAAATGATTTGTAACCTGCAACGTTTGGTCGATGTCACAATCATTTTcctatttttaataatagaaaacacaataatataagttattttattattttcattgataaattgttttatataatgttattagaaattaatccaaaagaaataacatttataaagaAGTAgagttttgtttttcaattattCAATTACTCAATTCATGAACAATGACTACGAGAATTGTAAATTatcattactttaattttatataattttatttttaaaaaacatccCAAAACAAATCTCCaaataaacatcaaacaagttttaatagaagagttttttttaagCAAGTCTAAGCTTTTTGGGCAAAAAGAAGCTTGAGAAAGAAGGGTGTCAAAACTCACAtttgtaattttgaatttttattattttcaaatttgatatttgtGATGCTTCGGAGATCAAGTTATTGGATTTGTTCAACATCTcagaatttaaaattgattaactCAATTTGATTACGATGATTGGTGATCTGAAATCATATACTCTATCACTTATGGCTGCTTTTGATTCAATAGATTATGTAAagtaattttaacttaaaaaaaagttattacaataaattataataattaaacgcAATTTTTTATCTACCTCCTCCTTCTCCGATTGAAATTATAATCTTAgtcaataaatttgaaaaataaaagaataataatgaataaaaacgagtgcaaaaatttaaatttggtattatttttttaattaaataagcagatattgaattaaattaaaaaaaaaatcaaaatattgggAAAGTtatgtcatatttttaatatataaataccGATTTTTTCGGTTTCTAGTTTTCGACTTAAAGAAaatgttaattctagtttcTTTCGGGGGAATAgatatcgaaaatatcgtaccgtaaaatattgaaaatatagatGTTTTTGGTATATCAAAAAAAGTTATAAGGTATGATACCAATACCAAAATTATCAATACAGAAATGTACGAAATATTCAAAATTCTGGTATATCGGTGTatatcgaaataatatttataaatttaaatatatataatattcataaataattaagttttaattttcattccaaaagttaaattattatagtcattataaaattttcaacaaaatcaaataattatcattaaaataacCGATATTATcttagtaaatttattttttcttatccCATAGAGACCCGGTGGAAAGAGTCGACCTAATAGACTAAAATGTTAAGgatcaaaatatttgaaaagaaataagagtcctattaaattaaacaaataaacatattttcttttataatagaTTTGAGTCACAActtttaaagtatttattatttttctttaacctTACTGATTTGCTTTtctttatatacatattttaatttaagttaaaaaataatttttttaaatcaaactaaaatataattaaattttaatattattcggTATAACGTATAATTATCGTTACCTTATCGAAACTGAGATATACAGTCACTTTACTGTTTGTTAAtagtattttacaatttttcctataccaaaattttcaaagtttcagtatgatatttataaaaaaaaatacaatttactatatatatatttatatatttttatttgggtcTGGACTAAAGTACACTTAAGTCCTAACAAAAGAATCGCccttaatttaagtttaaaatttcaatttttattttaatctcgtcattatttatatttattttctttcctcttttcattttttattattgttttctttttaatttctcattttaattttattatataattttatttaatcattacataattatatatttattaaattaattatttaaataaaattattataatctttCTCTTTTACACATAAAAACACATTAacatgataaatttaaatttatatattttcacattattttatttattatttaaaataatataatgttatttttattaatgattaattctatttttgttagataaacaaaatattaacaaataaaaaaacaaaaatactaatttattttcattaaatttaacacaaaaaattacaaataacatatttttatattattaaacaaaatctcaaaaaaacaaaacagacactatgtaatttttaaatttcatataatgatatttaaacactttttatttaataatgagttttaacttatttgtttatttttacctaaaatttaaaattatatattaataaaaacttataagaattaatatattaatataatttatttttaaataatttatttttaaataatttatttttaatttaaataatttattaatatttaaaattaagttaataaaatatatataacaatatatatataatattaattattaaatattattataaataaaaaaaatatataaaataaattaattgtattaCTCTAAATAAGTTAGTATAAGCAAATCAATGTATGAGTTGTTTGTGTTAATCtttgttataaaaaatgtttttattgacAACGTGAAATTATCATATTAAGTTctgtaagtttatttttatttttttatgaaaaatatgtaatgtGGACGGGATTAAATCATTGTCggttactttatttttttttacgcCTTTGGATTTTATTGTAGGGTGACTGTACTCTTTTAAGGGTCATAAATATGGTTGATAACAGTCCCCTTTTTTTAAAAGTGATATTAGATTCCCTTCAAAAGATGTGGAGGGTGCCCAAACACATAGATCGATTGGTTAGCTCAACAAACAAAATACTATATAAAAACAACATTAAAGGAGAGACTAAAAATGTCAAACGACATTCATTTTCTCCAATAATTTCAGTAATTTCTAATTACGAGTTAGCAAAtgaaataagtttaattaatatgaatcaaatatagatgatgaaaatatttattgtgagaaaaaaaaagttaatgacAATCTTGAAGGCTAAAAGCTTCAATGAAATCAAGGTTAATGGCTTGTTCATTCGATTTGTCActaaattgtttaattaatcgGATAAAAGTCTCATAAAGTTTGTTAGCTAGTACTACTTGTCAAATTCCTATCACACAAGATGTCTTTAACATTCGTCGAATGATGGATAGGGCAAGGTAGTGGATCTATATGAACACAACACAATGTAGTAGTTGTTGCCTTTCATAAGGGCTCAACTTTCCCTTTTGTCACTATCTCGCCCGACATATCCGCAGTCTATCATCACAAAATGGGAACAGTTGGAAATCGACGTACATTCTTTTTTATCAACCACATTATAATAATGGAGATTCgcgagaaaattaattattgaaacGTGTATCATGACAGTTCTTTTGTGAGGAACTTGTAAATGTTAATTTgttgttaaaaaaatagatgaacAATAGAAAATGAGTGATAAAGTTGAATGTTCTTTTTAACACAAAAATGTTATTTTCCTAATTGTTAGGTCGAAATTCCATGAAAgcgagatattttaaattttaacctGTATAtacgaataatttttttttatctagctaaccaattaaatatgatttatattaaaaacatcataaatatcataaattaaagtGAATGCGATAATGGTAGGGTCGtcttaataaagaaattaaaagtaTGAGCCATTAATTACCATGAGAGAACTCTCTGTAAGAATTAtggaaaatatttcatttagcGAACGAAAATAAAATGTCTTTATCAAGGCAATGGGCCATTAATTGTCTCGAGAGAACTCACCACaagaattattgaaaatattccatatacttttataaataatacatgtTAATTTTATTGCTCTTTaagaaaagttagaaaaaaatatttactagtCTCTTTTAAACCAAGTAAATTATCTTTGCAAAATAAAAAGTTGAGTAAAAAAGACAAGAAAATAAAgagtaaagagaaaaaaaagcaACATCACTACTAGATAGTAAAGTTCCACCATGGGCGAAAAGCACCCCGATCATGTATGGTTCAGTTAAAGATAGCTTCTATAAAATTCCATTTTTCAATGgcattgacaaaaaaaaaaaaaaaaacactttttttaaGATCCAtgtataatatgaaaataatccCATTATTAACACTTTTTTTCACTGTTAATTCTTCTAAATTCTATTTTGCCATAATTAAGCTTCAAGCTTCCCAATTTTGTTAGTTTTTGATAGAGTGGCTTGTGAGCTCAAAGACGGATTATGAGTTCATACTAAAGACTATTTGAAGCATGGTAAGCtttcatttaattttcattcttcttgtaactcattaattttgaaataattaatctgatttggaaaaaaaatccaattgTTGTATTTTGCTTTGCTTGGTATTTGTGATTTGATATCATTTATgctatatttataaactttgcATTGACCCGGAATCGTTTAAATGTTTGTTAATCGAAAACGCCAAAATCAacttacaatttttaaaatgcaAAATTTGTATTCTTGCTCAAGAAAAGTGGTTCTAATACtctaatgataatttaaaatgtattcgGATACCTTTTGAAgctcaaattgaaattttaaaaagaaatatatatatatatatatatatatatatatatatatatatatatatatatatatatatatatatatatatatatatatattaaagtctATCAGTTATTATGTATCTGataaattttatacattaattCGTTTAActcgtttttgacatttttaacacttGTATAACTCGTTTATATGGtttgacttatttaaaatattcttacaaGTATTAACATTTAGCACGTTTTCCCtacaatatgataaataaattattaagtaaaatattaaaataaattaaagtataaaatctagaaaaattacatttatttgtaattataatcaCATTAGTATAAgtaggtttattttatttgtaggctttgtaaaattttattataatttatataatatatatttttgtaattgtaAAAAAgagtaagttaaaaatattatttaaaataaattataaaatataaatatcaaaataaaaatatgaaattattattttagttattctttaaaataaataaatcttacttaacctaatcttttatttatttaaagactATTTGATTAACTACTAGTCCATTATTTTTACTAGGAAGATTAATacagataaaataaatttaataataaaaataataatatatattaattgttaaaaattcttaataaattataaataatatattaaaataaaaaataaaacactcttatttcacattttatttatttcggtaaaacaacttatctttttacatatctcatcacatttttttttcgaataaatctttcatctcgtgaccttacacttccactatgatcaatcaaatattgattcatattttttaacatttagtatcgtgacctcacactttggtcaatcaaatattgattcatattttttaatcatatttaattgatatcggcctattatccctcgacaaattgcataacattttttattttatttttaaccattcaagtgtatggacgggtcaactcacaatcctaCACAAgtatattcaatgtttaaaattcttaataaatcacgaataatatattaaaataaaaaatagaagacTCTCATTCCAcgttttattcacttcgataaaataacttatcttctcacatatctcaccACATATTGTTTTCCGAataaacctctcatctcgtgactttacactttcactttggtcaatcaaatatttgatttataatttttaacatttagcatCGTAAcatcacactttggtcaatcaaatacaTCTCAATCACCATTGGTTAGaaggttgtatttattttttttagtttgcaagttcgaaacatacatataacaattttaattttatttttaaccgttttaggTTTTTTAGGAGTCAACCTACAATCCAACCAAAGTAtatatttactctcatatatccaaattaatcatagttttcaacccgacaatccagacactttgaaattaagatatatatatatatatatatatttgttaaattatctttattattattatttagtcaATTCAAATAATTAGATCAATTCCGATCTAGACTCAGACTAAAAAATTCAACGCACTCACTCAAATAATACATTTCAAGTTTGGATAAATTGGTTGAATGTTTCCTATAATCATTTTTGTGCTTAGATCTTATTAAGAAGATCggttcttaataataataatttagatgtAAAAACTCGAATTAATGAGGTAGCTAAGGTTACCAAGTTTATATGATAATGAGGCCTATATAGATGGTTGACAATGAAGGAAGAAGGTGCGCATGATCAATTGCCAGTATATCTTGAAGCCATTTTCTGCACTTGACTGGAAGAGAATATATTCCAAAGGTGAATTTAGAAGATGAGGACCAGACCAGATTGGCATTGGCCATACAAATCCCATCTCATAGCcatggaaagaaagaaatgcaCTCAACCCTAGACGTCACCGTCACACTTCCTTCAATAtctacttaattaattatggcCAAATAAATCATAACCCAAAAATAGGTTTGTTGTTGGTCATCCAAGCTTGATTGTATGTCGTTTTCCAGTATTACATCGCCCCCGGGgcccatttattaaaataaagatgaCATTTATAGTGTTTTCTAAACATAAATAGTTTTAGGCTAGTGGTTTaggataaaaacaaaaaaaaattatttggtcaTGAGTTCTAACCTCAccaaaactttttttaatatttttttagctgTCAAAATTGACGTTTTTTTAGGCGGGTAGCCAAAAACTCGGGGCGACACTGATTACATCTTAGTTTGTTAAATTGTTTAATGTTCGTTTTTCTTTTCATACTATAAGTTAGAACTCATAACCACAACTCATGTTGCCACTTGatatattgtatattatatataccatGTTCAGGTTCATATCAGTTTATAGAATTCCGCTGCGCAACTATTTATCGAGttcataaaaattttaaagagcCCGATTTTTAgacatcaaaataatatttatacgtaaatctattttaattaaaataacttataatataaaaaaacagtgaaaaaatgaaaatcaatattagtatttgtgatattttaaatagaagttaaaatatttatatattttatttatttatttttaaagtttgtttcttatgatttttcttaaattcaaatataatcaaacattatttaattcatttcgTCGTTTATCAtacaacttaatttattaattaaacattaaaataccATCTTagctcttttaaaaaaattagtttatcaatatatattaatatttttaataatagttttGAAACCCGACACGTCGATCGACAAACCCGGTGAACTAATCGTCAAACTGAGttggttgataaaaaaaatcagaaatgtAATCAACCCAGTTAAATTCGATCAATCTGTCGGTTAGATCGGAAATCCGACAGTCTgggtttctattttttttttaaaaaatcacttcttttctttctcactTATCACTCACTTAGTTTCACTATccccgttttttttttttccattgaGTTTACTTATTTTTAGTTTCATGTGGGTAATTACCGATTTCTAGTTCTAGACGTTGAGCTTGACAAACTTTTTCATTCACATCAAGCTCCACTCCTTACCTGAATCAACTTTTATCCAAAAATTTTGATCTCTACTTTGACTattattgtataaacaatttgataattatttttttagttttgtataattttattattatatagaacTCAATGATTGAACCAGTAATCCAGTTACTCAGTCCCTTCACCGAATTGATGActgaaaatgatttcaaaactaTGTTTTTAAGCCTTTTTACAAAAACAAcgtcattttctaaaaattatcaCTAgtcaagattttttaaataacctaaacaaatatcatatcatatatCGAGCGATGCATTGAATGTGAATACAATATCAATATTCATAGCctcaaacaataaatttatataaaatatcatggGAATTAAATTGTCATCTAAAACTTTTAtacttttgttttttcaaattttataaacacaaA is part of the Impatiens glandulifera chromosome 1, dImpGla2.1, whole genome shotgun sequence genome and encodes:
- the LOC124922439 gene encoding scarecrow-like protein 15: MKVSPNTTTTATSCYEPKSVLDLRRSPSTADIAASIIHLDNILNHSDDWESLMKELGLSDDLNLNPDPSSSPVSTSQLPFPDFTHFPLTIAADQINFPYCSSELNFLDDLIQLAECFESKDLQLANVILTKLDQQLPSPAGKPLQRAAFYFKEGLHSLISGTNHQPNPPASSSEVVQAIRAYNHFSNISPIAMFTNFTANQAILEAVNGSMLVHVVDFDIGFGGQWASFMKEISNRSEIMKPMLRITAVVPEEYITESRLIMDNLTQFASDLKIQFEIEFVSTRTFEYLSFNSIKFIEGETTAVLLSPWIIRRIGAGFLNDLRQIAPSVVLHVDSDGMGDGGMISFRRSMIDGLEYYSTLIESLEASSNGGDDCIRKIENFFLRPKIITAVEAAGSRSTPWREAFAEARMRAVVLSQFADIQAECLLGKVQVNGFHVAKRHAELVLCWHSRPLIATSAWRC